Genomic DNA from Theropithecus gelada isolate Dixy chromosome 1, Tgel_1.0, whole genome shotgun sequence:
TCAAACCCAGGTCTCCCTGACTCCACATGCCTTCCTCATTCTATTCTGTTAAACCTCACACTGGAAGCTTGGCTGGGGGCACAGGGAGTATATActcatattcttttttcctttgagatggagcctcgctttgtctcccaggctggcatgcggtggcacaatctcagcaattctcctgcctcagcctcctgggtagctgggattacaggcagatgccaccacgcccagctaattttttttttctatttttagtagagaccaggtttcaccatattggccaggctggtctcaaactcctgacttcaggtgacccgcccgcctcagcctcccaaagtgctaggattacaggagtgagccaccgcacctgacttcTTATTCTTGACCAAAGAGCTTGGTGAACAAGTGTCTCCCTCTTGGACTGACCCATTGTTTTAATGGGGATACCCATGGAGCAGTGGAGTGGAAAGAAACCTTCTCAGCCTGATGAATCTTGGCCCTCCAAGAAAGAGTGGACATGAGGGCAGCACCTCACCCTCAAAGCTTCAGCCTCAGGACAACGGGGAATTCCTTCTCAGTACTAGCCAGGGATTAGAGAGATTCACTCTGTGTTTCCCTTTTCCCCTGAATGTCTAACAgtagtttgggaaatgctgactCATAGCTCAGTCATTCCCTTTCAACCCTGTAACTCTGATGATGGCCCAGCCCACCAGGGTCTCCCGGTCTCGCCTACCTCTGTGGTCCCCACTGACCCCCTGCTCGCTGCCTTCCACAGCTGGTGGAGATCATTCTGTTCTGCTTGCTGCTCTACTTCTACAAGGAGAAGAACGCCAACAACATTGTCGTGATTCTTCTCTTGGTGGCGTTACTCGGTAAGTTGGCATTTAGATGATTGAGTTTTGCCACCACCAAGAAGCACCAAATGGAGATGTGGGTTTTGTTTGCAGAGCTTTGGCCCCTGGACACAGAAGCTGCTTGAGACTGGCTCAGGTTGTTCTGTCTCCATCAGTGGCTCTGGGGAGCTGAGTCCCTGCTGACTGGAGACAAACTCCTGTCCTCCAGGAGCCTCCAATCTAAAGGGAGAAAATAGCAGTAAACGACTAGCCGAATTCATAGGTTATGTAAGTTTGGGCAATAACAATTCCAATGAAGAAGAATTAAGCAGAGTGAGGATGAGGTGAGTTACGTTGTTTCAGAGATGGCAGAAGTAGAACACGCCCCAGTGATTGGGCCCTGAAAAGATCCATGCAAAACCTACCAGAGCTTAGGAATTCATTCTGGATTCAAAGATGGGTGCTGTGGAAGAGAGAGCTCCTGAATCACCTTGAGGCTGGAACTgcatattaatttttccttttttttcctttttttttttttttgagacagtctcactctgtcacccaggctggagtgcagtggtacaatcatagctcacagtagctttgacctcctggcctcaagtgatccccctgcttcagcctcccaaagtgccaggattacaggcatgagccactgtgccgggctagaactgtatataattttatagctAAATAGAGCTGTGGGGAATCCATCCTTCCTGAGAAGGAGAAGCGGACAGAGGTGGAGGAGCAGGCTGGTGTCAGGGCTGGTGGAGCCTGCTGCCGCGCTGGTCTTGTGTCTCAGGCCTCAGGCTAGTGACCCTCGCTCCTTAAGCCGCACCGTCCACTTCTCTAAAGGGGGGTATGAGAACATCCAAGTCACAGAAGGGAGTAGGGGTTAAATGAGATGTGCACAGGTGCCTAATATGTGCATGTGCATTTTTCTTCCAACCTTCCTACTGTGCACCCTACCACGGTCACAAGCCATCAGCCAAATAGATATCTGTCactgaagacagggtttcattaattaattttttaacagctctattgagatataatttacataccataaagttcacctgtttaaagtttacaattcagtggtttttagtatttcATAGAGTTGTGAAACCATCATcctaatctaattttaaaacattttgtcacCCCAAGAAGAAATCCTGTGCCTATTAGCAATCACTCCCTGTTCCCCTtttcccagccccaggcaaccactaagcTACCTTCTGTCCCTGTAGATTTGCCTTTTTGAACTCCTTCATAAATAAAGTCATATGCTTTGTGGCCtgttgtgactggcttctttcactgagcatgaTGATTCTGAGGTTCACCCACATCATAGCATGAATCAGTCCTTCATTCCTCAATGACTTTGTTTTCAAAGTGGATGGGAAGGATCACGGCCCTGAAACATCCTCTCCTCTTACGTAGGAAGGCCAGAAGGTTCTGAGGCCATTGGCCGATCCCCTTCTCACTAAGGAGGACTCCCTGATGACAAGTGCTTAAGTGGCTGCCGGTGTTTGGAAACTGTAGCCTAATGGGTGAGGAGCCCAAGAGACACTGTGGGCGGGGGTGGGTATTGGCAGGAGAAAGCGAAATAAACCAAAGCTGAAGAATAGGAAAGCAAagcagagcagctgggaccaggACTTCACTTGGACCTCTCTTGGGGGCTGTCTCTAACTCCTGTTTGGCAGGGCAGTCTGATGGTCTGTAGTTAGAAGCCATTTCTGAACAGTAGGGTAGAGCGAGGGTCTCCACAGGGAGGTGAGCAGGATGCTCCGCTGGGTACACAGAGAGAATATTAGAACttcaatcatttttttctctgccttttaatttatACTCCTGTACAAATTTTATAACGTGCATACCATTTAAGTACAGGGTCACATgactttaatttgaaaataagtaCACACATATTGGAAATGTTTGCACATATGCACAGGGGTGTGCCTTCCAAAACACtggagaaatgtttttaaaaatacaagcgaccagccgggtgcggtggctcacgcctgcaatcccagctcttagggagacagaggtgggaggatagcttgagcccaggagttcaagacctgcctgggcaatatagcgagaccttgtTCTccgcaaaaaggaaaaaaaaaatacaacaacaaaaaaatacaagtgaCTGAGCACTAAAAACCCCAACAACTCCTAAGCTGTTTACACAGCACACGTTTTTCCTGTGGTTGCTATGAGACTGGTGAGTTCATTGATCCACTCAGGGATCCTTTTGGCCACAGTGCTGGGCACTTTGAGCCTCAGAGAACTGAACTTACTGCCCATGCTTGGCAGTTTAGAAGTGACATCTAGGATTCCCTTCAGGAGTTTggctttcctccctcctttagGGTGTAGTCAGCACAGAGCATGGGAGTCCACGGGAGAGGTGCACACGAGACCCAGTGCAAACGGTGTTTATCACCATGCAAACTACCGGCTTGACTCTGTTCCTGTTCCCTCCCCTCTGTCTCCCCAAGTCCTTTGGGGTTATAGACTGGCTTTCCGGACGTAACTCTCTGAATTTCCCTGAGGCTCCCCACTCACCCTTGTCTCCCATCTGCAGGCTCCATGACGGTGGTGACAGTCAAGGCTGTGGCCGGGATGCTTGTCTTGTCCATTCAAGGGAACCTGCAGCTTGACTACCCCATCTTCTACGTGATGTTTGTGTGCATGGTGGCAACCGCCGTCTATCAGGCTGCGTGAGTTACAAATCCTTTTCCTGCTGAGCCCCACCATTCGGGCTGCTTCTCTTTTGGGGGCCTGATGACGTATGCCGTGAAGCTACAAGGAGGGCCGAACATGCCACAGGGCCTGGCATCCAGCGTGGAGAGAGGAGCTACTAATTTGCTGAGTTGTCACCTGGAGGGTCACTCAGAAGATgaagccaggccaggcacagtgacccacgcctgtaatcccagctctttgggaggctgagatgggtgggtcacttgaggccaggagtttgagactagcctggccaacatggtaaaatcctgtctttactaaaaatacaaaacaaacaaacaaaaaaattagctgggcgtggtggcacatgcctgtagtcctagctactcaggaagctgaggcacaagaattaaaaaataaaaaagaaagaaatatgaagcCAGCAGTGGATGGGTTTTTCCCTGCTGCCTCAGAAtgtgaaatttttgtttgtttgttttgagatggaggctcattctgttgcccaggctggagtgcagtggtgccatctcggctcactgtaacctctgcctctggggttcaagtgagtctcctgcctcagcctcccaagtagctgggactacaggtgtgtgccaccacacccggctaatttttatatatttttagtagagatgggatttcacgttgtgggccaggctagtctcaaactcctaacctcaagtgatctgcccaccttggcctcccaaagtactgggattacaggcatgagccaccacgcctggccagaatgtGAGAAATTTGTGGTTGGAGCAGACTTACTTCCCATCTTCTCTGGGGCAGGTGATCATCTCGGGGGCCTCGGAAGCATGGCCATCCCTAGGACGCACCTGCTTGTCTTCTGGGTTGGAAAGAAAAGTTGTCATTTCTTGCCTTCAATATATCACCTCCAAATCTTCCTGAGTGGAAGGCAAAGTACCCCCTCCTCTTCCTAAGCATGAAGTTAAATAAAAGGCAGCAGCCTGAGGACAGGGCCTGTCTTGTTTGCGTTTGAGTCCTGGAGCCCAACAGAGGGCCTGGGAAGAGGGGAGGCTCTAGGAATGTTGTAGGTGACAAAACCTGTGTAGGTACACAGGACTCACCAGCACACGAGGCTGATTCAGCCTGGAAAGCTCAGGCTCAGACCCAAGGTCCACCAGCTACATGGCCTCCAGGGACCATAGGAGCAGCTGCTGCTGGCCCAGTGTTTGGTGTGAGCCCAGCTCTTTTCTGAGTGCTTTATGGAACCAGCTCATTTGGTCTTTACAACACTCCTTTGACATAGAGGATATTATCCCCACTTTGCATATGaggaactgaggcagagagggtaagaggctaggaagtggcagagctgagatctgAACCCAGGTGTCTGGCTCCCCAGCTCATGCCCTCACCGCTCTGCTCTGCTGTTGCCTACTCAGCTTCTCCAAGACTCAGATTCTTCACCTGCTGATGAGAACAACAGTCCCTACTTAAGAGAATCACAGGAAGCTCTTAGGAGAATGGAGAACATCTCTAGGGAAATGCCCAGTAAACATGAGCTGCTTCTATGATTATTGGCCTTGCTATTGttattttggttattattatttttggtccCACTACAACAATTGCAGTCATCACCAGGGAGCCCCTGCCAGTCCAAGGCCCTGCGCTGAGCACTCCAGGTGTCACAGACATGGCTCAGATGGCCCCGCCCATCTCCTAAGGAGCTACTCATTCACTAACCAGTGCAGCCCACTGAGGGTGCTCAGCACCCAGGGACGGTGAGGGTAGTCACTCACTGCCCTCAGGCATTCGCAGGCCTGGCTGGGGGACAGCCAGTGAACAAACTAGTACAGCCAagctgcatgcagtggctcacacccagctactcaggaggctgaggcaggaggagcattTGAGTCCGGTAGtgagaggctgtggtgagctatcactgtgccactgcactccagcccaggccacaaagcgaagtaaaaaaataaaagcaattgagTGGTGAGCATGGTGTAAGCAACTATGCAGAGAAAGGGCAAAGAATATCTTCCAAAATTAGAGTTTTTTTAATCATAGATGGAGTGATTAGGAAGGactctaattttctctttttcctataTTTATTGCAGTGatcacattattttcaaattagaaattttgttgaaaagaataaTAACACTAGGCAGAATGTGATTAGGGCTATAAGAGTTTCTGGGGGCAGGGGTATAAGAGATGCAGGAATGGCTCTTTTTAGTGGGGTGGGGATACAGGGGGGTGAGGAGAAGGGCATTTCAGGTGACGGGAACCATGCGGCCAAAGGTGTGAGACCATGATGGCATGGCTCAGCTGGGAAATGGGGATGGGCCTTAGCTGTGTGTCTAGGGGAAGAGTGGGAATCAAGCATGGACCCCAGACCAGGGATACACGGTGCCCTGTAACATGAGGGTGGCATTTTTAGAAACCCAAGGAACGTTCCTAAATGTATCATCTTCATATTTCAAACCAAACTCTACGGTTGTCAGCTCTTAGCCTTTCCAACATCTCCACAGCCCACTGACTGGAGTGCTTTTGTTTTGAAGGTTTTTGAGTCAAGCCTCACAGATGTATGACTCCTCTTTGATTGCCAGCGTGGGCTACATTCTGTCCACAaccattgctatcacagcaggtAAGGGTGGTCCATTGCTAGATTTCTGTCTTCTACTTTAGCAGCAGGGTATTATCCCAGGTTGGAGAGAGGCTGATTCTGCTGACTCGTTCTCCCCATAGAGTGGTATATGGGTTCATGGAGAATGTGCAGGATTTCCAGACAGAGAGACCCAGGTTTGTATCCACACCTGCACAGACACACATCAGCTCTGCAAacatcacttaacctctctgagcctcagctccaCATTCATACAATGGGAGTGATAACGCTTACCTCCGAGAATTGTAATAGGAATGATCCAAATGTGCCCTATGTCATACTGTGTGTACTTTCACAAGTTTTGCTATCTTCTAACTCCACAACCCCCACTGGCTAAGTGACCACACATCTCTTCTATATAATTTTAGAGATCATGAATATGTATAGCATTGCAACATCATTGATGCTCAATAAGTGATCATTAGCATTACAGCCCCCTTTTCCTCTATTTcacctctaattttttttcattttctttctgtagtGGCCTTAGAGGCTGCAATCATATaaagctgtttgtttgtttaaatggcACGATAGGTAATTGAAATCTTCAGAGTAAAAAATCCAGTAAGAACTAAGTGCTTTCCTTTGATGAAAGCCTGGCTGTAAAGCCCTATGCTCTGCACAGCACTTAAGACAAGTGGTGCCGCTGTTCCTGTCTACACAGGAGGCACACACAAGGCACACAGCTTCCAGGGCTCATGCTGTGAGCAGCACCAGGGGCCATGAGGCATCGACCCAGAGCAGCCAGAAGCCATAGCTAAGTCATGGTCAAGAAGCGTGAAGTCCAGTCAAGGTTGAAAGAAATCACAAACACCATGGTTGAGGGAGAACACAAGTCAAGGCAGGGAATCAGGAGCTCAGGAATACAGCTGGAGGCCTGTGTGGGTGAGATGATTCCAGACAAAGGCTGGCTCAGGGCAGAGGCAGTAGGCCCACCCCACGCCCATACCACAGGAGTAGACCCACAGACTTGGCATCTACTGGCCATACGAGGTTAGAAAGCTCTAACAACATAAGCACAAAGCCTTGTTTATCCATCTTAAGAAAGATGGAGGGGAGACGATTGCAGGCACAAACTGGTAACTAGGGTCTGTGGTTTAGTTAGTAAGTGTTGATTGTCGTTTTCCTGCTTTGATTATGCACTGTGGTTATGGAAGACATGACTGGGGAAAGCTGGAGGAAGAGTGCGTGGGGACTCTACACCATTTTTCCCAATGTAAGTTAAGAAACATGGAGATCAGAGGGGCCTAAGGTGGAAAAAAGTTGACAACCTGATCCCCATAATAAGTCAAAACTTATTATGACTGTGCCTTACAAGAAGaatggaataaaagaatggctttTATTCCATTCTTCTTGTAAGGCACAGTCATAATAAGTTTTGATCGTTTTGGTTTCCTAAAGGGAAGAGAGCTTAGCCAAATCCTAGACAGACTTGCAGATGGGTGACTTGAAAACAGCTCAGCGGTATTTTCTATGATTTGCTGCTGCAGGTGCAATATTTTACCTGGACTTCATCGGGGAGGATGTGCTGCACATCTGCATGTTTGCACTGGGGTGAGTCCTGTCCTGCTTGCCGGCCGCAAGATGTTGTGTGTAGAATTCCAAGCAGGTTGCCCCGCTCTCTATTGCTCTCTTATTGCTACAGCTGCCCCATCCTTTAGAGTCAGAGGAGCTGTGGGGTTTGGGAGCTTTCTCCCCAGAGGTGAGCATTTTCTTCCTCTAAGGGCTTTatcttcccctttcttctcttttggacTCTAATCTCTTTGGCATTTCTCAAATATCACATTTTGACACATGAAAAGTCTCTCAACCTCACCTCGGGTCTAAGAAATGCATATTGAAGCCACATGAGATACCATCCTTTTGCAAAAACTAACAGGATTAATATTCCACATTGGCAAGAGGATGAGGAGGCCAGCCCACTACCACACTGTTAGCATACTTTAATGTGGGAGGAAAatttaacaacagcaacaaaaatccaAACAAGCATACTTTTTGATACAGTATTCCATTCTAATCATTTATCTTGGAAAAAATGCTTCAACAGGGATGCAAAGACACATGTATGGggctatttattaatttttaaattagttgtataagcaaacaattgaaaataatagaggccgggcgtggtggctcaagcctgtaatcccagcactttgggaggccgagacgggcggatcacgaggtcaggagatcaagaccatcctggctaacacggtgaaaccccgtctctactaaaaaatacaaaaaactagccgggcgaggtggtgggcgcctgtagtcccagctacacaggaggctgaggcaggagaatggtgtaaacccgggaggtggagcttgcagtgagctgagatctggccactgcactccagcccgggcaacagagcgaaactccgtctcaaaaaaaaaaaaaaaaaagaaaataatagaaatgctCAGCAGTAGAATACAGGTGTTAAAAAAATTATGCCATATCTAGATAATAGCGTGCCATGCTGCCATTTTGAAAACTTGAGGCCAGTCCATAGGTGctgacacagaaaaaaattagccaggtatggtagcaggcacctgtaatcctagctactcgggaggctgaggcaggaggatcacttgaacctgggaggcagaggttgcgtgagctgagatcgtgccactggacttcaacctaggcaacagagtgagactctatctcaaaaagagatcaaaataaaaaataaaaaaagaagatgaatctTAACATTTTATCAAATGAAAGGAACCAGACATAAAAGAGTACATAGTGTATGATTTAACTTACATGAATTAAAGAACAGACTAATTTCATCCATGGTGAGAGAAGTCAGGATAGTGGGGAAGGGCTGGCATGAAATGGAAAGGGGCCCAGGAAAACTTTCTGAGGGGGATGGAAGTATTTTCTGTCTTGACCTGGGTGATGATTCCACAAGTAAAATCCATTCATCTAGACATCTAGGGTTGGTGCATTTTGCTGCTTGTAAATGATACCTTAATGTTTGGAAAGTATGCTTGTTTATGTAAGCtataggaaaaagggaaaaaacaaagcaaaacaaaaaataacctggAAGGCTATACCCCTGCCTGGCCGAGTGAGACCAAGAGTACACGGACGCTccaatttttgttgatttttactaTCTATACTTCAGTAGTGATTGAAACGAAtgacttcaattaaaaaaaaaaaaaaacaagttttaaaaggCAAGGTTCCGAGAATCCTGATTAAATGGAAGTGAAGAGCCATGAGAAGCTCGCCCAGGAGAGTCTAATTTATTCTGATTACAGCTCATGGAGAGTGTAGGGCATGTGAGGCCACTCCAGCTATTGTTATTCAACTTGCATCTGCCCCTGCTGATCCCAGGCTGGCAGCCTCTCAGGGCTCCTTGGGCGGTGAGCCTTCCTCCGCAGCCTGCAAACCTTTTTACCTCTTTCGCATCACCTGAGCCTGAAAGTGTGTCCCTCCCTGACCTTGCTCCTGGCCTTATTTCTCTTCCTGTCTTATCTCCATTCCTCAGGTGCCTCATCGCGTTCCTGGGCGTCTTCTTAATCACGCGTAACAGGAAGAAGGCCATTCCATTTGAGCCCTATATTTCCATGGATGCCATGCCAGGTAAGGTTAAAGCCCCGTGGGTCTAGCTGACCATCCATGTAGAATGACTGCACTTCCTGTTTAAAAAGAGACAACCAACTGCTGTGCTGTGCCTTTATCATGTGACTGTTCTCtcactgtcttttttcttttctttttttttttttaatcttgtgcAAAAGGGTAGGCAATGGCTGAGGCACCTCAGTTGGTTTTGAGCACATCTTGCCAGTTCCGTGTCTATTTGGggatcttttaaagaaaattctgattCATACTCATTATAATTAGGATCTGCAGCCCCAGGCTTCATGCCTGCAAATGGAAAAATCCATTCATCTAGTTGGAATGAAATGatcagagaggggaaggaaaatgagtggaatgaaattaaaatattataatctcACTCGCTGGATGCCACAAGGGAGTAGATCATTCTGGAAAGCCTAATTTCATAGCGAG
This window encodes:
- the NIPAL3 gene encoding NIPA-like protein 3 isoform X6 — encoded protein: MTGENVTKHLVSWPFLLYMLVEIILFCLLLYFYKEKNANNIVVILLLVALLGSMTVVTVKAVAGMLVLSIQGNLQLDYPIFYVMFVCMVATAVYQAAFLSQASQMYDSSLIASVGYILSTTIAITAGAIFYLDFIGEDVLHICMFALGCLIAFLGVFLITRNRKKAIPFEPYISMDAMPGMQNMHDKGMTVQPDLKASFSYGALENNDNISEIYAPATLPVMQEEHGSRSASGVPYRVLEHTKKE